The DNA segment TTTTGTGCACGATAGCGAACTGGGCCGCTATGCCTTCGGGCTCAAACAGGCTTTTGCCCTGGGGCGCTTTACCCTGGTGCCCTATGCCTGGGCCGCCCAGGACTGGCCCGACGGCACCCCCACCAGCCAGACCCAGGGCCTGGCAGCAGGGGCCGAACTGCGCTACACCTTCGAGGTACAGGAGGGGCCCTTTCACTTCCGCCTCGAGCCTTTTGGGGTGCTGGGTTTCTACAACCAGCCCCAGCAGTATGTGGCCTACGGCGGGCAGGCCGAGGGCCGCTACGAGGGCGATTTCGCCCTGCGGATAGGCTATACCTGGGCCATTGAGTCCACCCCCGGGCGCTTCTGGCTCGAGCGCCGCGAGGCCACCCAGAAGCTCTCCGGCAGCCTGCGCTACGCGGGGCTCGGCCTCGAGGCCGGCAAGCGCGAGCATTCTATGAGCACTGGCCTTGGTGATGGGGTTTTGCCAAGGCCTCTTTTGGAGCTCGAGGCTGAACACGATTTCCTGAAGAGCCAGACCGAGGCCAGCCTGCGGATTGGTTTTTCGCGGGACTATGGCGAGGTCTGGGCCAGGCTCCACACCTGCTGGAACTGCGTGGGCAAAACCCTGAGCAACGGGCGCGACGACTGGGAGCGCCGGGAACTGGTGCTGGGCTTCACGCCGGTTCAGCTCTCCTGCACCTACGACCTCAACCTGACCCCCTTCCTCGGGTATGATTTCCTGCGCCAGGGCGTAAGCCGCTGGGGTCTGGAACTGCGCTACGCCGACTGCTGCTTTATCTGGCGGCTGGGCTACCAGGAAATCCGTCTGGCCCAGCAGCCAGGCGAGGTGGCCAGCGGCAAATTTACTTTTGGGCTGGAAATTCGATGACCCACCTGGATCGTTACATCCTCCGCGAAGCCGTGCCGGTTTTTTTGTTCGGGCTGGTGCTGTATGTGGGCTTCGGCCTGATCAGCAATATTCTGCCCAGGGCGCAGTGGATGGGCACCGCCGAGCTGGGTAGCATCCTCAAGTGGCTGGCCTTGCAGGTGCCGGCCGCCTCGGTGCAGGCGCTACCCATTGCGGGTCTCCTTTCGATTCTGCTGACTTTTGGACGACTGGCACGGGAGAACGAGCTCCTGGTGATGCAGGCCGGCGGCATCTCGGTGCTGCGTACCGCCCGACTCTTTTTGCTGGGGGGGCTCCTCTTGAGCGGGCTCTCGCTGGTGCTCTCGGAGTGGGTGGTGCCCTGGGCCAACCGGGCCACGGCGCTGGTGTACTGGAACGAACTCGTACCCGAACGCACCGCTCAGTTTCGCCTGGTCGGGCGTGAGCTTTCGGTGGGTGACTACACCCTGCGCTTTGAGGGTTTCGATGCAGCCAAAGATGAGTTACAGCAGGTGCGCCTCGAGCGCTGGCAGGGCCAGACCATGACCGTAATTCTGGCCCAGAGCGCCCGCTTACAGGGCTCGGTGATGGTGTTTCGGAACTACAAGGTGTTTACCCTGGACTTTGCCCGCCTGCCCCTCCCCGAGTTTGCCACCCTCGAGCAGGCCGAAACCGGCTTGCGAGAGGTCTTCCGGGCCCAGAACATCGGCCAGGCCGGCGCCGAGCTTTCGGTACGGCTCTCCCGTAGCCGCGAAGACCTGGAAGCCCAGTACGCCGGGGGCGGCTTCGAGACGCCGGTCTCGCTTTCGGAGTGGTGGCGCAAACTCCAGGACCCCAGTACCCCGCCCCGCGAACGGCGCGAAGCCAAGGCCCAGTGGCATTCCAGCATTGCCCTGGCCCTGGGCAACCTGATGGTGCTCATCCTGGCCCTGCCCATTGCGGTACGCCGGGCCACCAGCCCCGGTACCGCTCTGGCCCTGGCCCTGGTGCTTACCATTGCCTACTACGTGGCTTTCAGCACCGGCAAGGTGCTGGCCCTCTCGAGCCCCCTGCCCCCCGAACTGGCCGCCTGGGCTGCCAACCTGCTGGGCCTGGCGGCGGGTCTCTGGCTGGGGAAGGGTGTTTATCGCTGAAAACCGCAGGCTGGCAGACGGCCTGTCAGCAAAAAAGTTGCCACCATGTACTAAGCTAAACGCCAGGTGTGTTGAATGATTCCGATATTGGATCTGAAGCAGGAGTACCTCGAGCTCAAAAGTGAAATTGATGCCGCAATGGAACGGGTGCTGTCTTCGGGCGGGTTTGTGGGGGGCCCCGAAGTGGCCGCCCTGGAAAGCGAGCTGGCGGCCTATCTGAAGGTGCCCCATGTGGTGACCTGTGGTTCTGGCACCGACGCGCTCTTCATTGCCCTCAGGGCCATGGGCATTGGGCCGGGGGATGAGGTCATTACCACCCCCTTTACCTTCATTGCCACCCTCGAGGCCATCCTGCATGTGGGGGCCAGGCCGGTGCTGGTGGATATTGACCCCCAGCACTACAACCTGAACCCCGCACTGCTGGAGGCAGCCCTCACCCCGCGCACCAGGGCCATTCTGCCGGTGCACCTCTATGGACAGATCGCGCCCATGCAGGAAATTCGGGCCTTCGCCCAGCAGCATGGTTTGCGGGTACTGGAAGACGCCGCTCAGGCCATCGGGGCCCGCTACTGTGCTTCTGGCTGCCAGCACCCCGTGGGCCGGGCCTGCGACTGCCCCCAGCCGCTGGCCGGAACCCTGGGCGATGCCGGGGCTTTCAGCCTGTACCCCACCAAGAACCTGGGCGCCTATGGCGACGGGGGCTTTATTGCCACCC comes from the Meiothermus sp. CFH 77666 genome and includes:
- a CDS encoding LptF/LptG family permease, with the translated sequence MTHLDRYILREAVPVFLFGLVLYVGFGLISNILPRAQWMGTAELGSILKWLALQVPAASVQALPIAGLLSILLTFGRLARENELLVMQAGGISVLRTARLFLLGGLLLSGLSLVLSEWVVPWANRATALVYWNELVPERTAQFRLVGRELSVGDYTLRFEGFDAAKDELQQVRLERWQGQTMTVILAQSARLQGSVMVFRNYKVFTLDFARLPLPEFATLEQAETGLREVFRAQNIGQAGAELSVRLSRSREDLEAQYAGGGFETPVSLSEWWRKLQDPSTPPRERREAKAQWHSSIALALGNLMVLILALPIAVRRATSPGTALALALVLTIAYYVAFSTGKVLALSSPLPPELAAWAANLLGLAAGLWLGKGVYR
- a CDS encoding DegT/DnrJ/EryC1/StrS family aminotransferase; its protein translation is MIPILDLKQEYLELKSEIDAAMERVLSSGGFVGGPEVAALESELAAYLKVPHVVTCGSGTDALFIALRAMGIGPGDEVITTPFTFIATLEAILHVGARPVLVDIDPQHYNLNPALLEAALTPRTRAILPVHLYGQIAPMQEIRAFAQQHGLRVLEDAAQAIGARYCASGCQHPVGRACDCPQPLAGTLGDAGAFSLYPTKNLGAYGDGGFIATQSESIAEESRLLAAHGSRVRYHHVRPAGYTSRLDALQAAILRVKLPYLDTWNARRRQIAQMYHQGLRDRVQVPCEMPYALHIYHQYTVRHPERDRLAAYLKDQGIGSSVHYPVPAHLQPAYRDLAPEGALPAAEAAAREVLSLPMHPFLQEAQVEAVIQAVRSYA